Proteins from a genomic interval of Sparus aurata chromosome 21, fSpaAur1.1, whole genome shotgun sequence:
- the phc3 gene encoding polyhomeotic-like protein 3 isoform X1 — protein MDRQSPGEKQADTNRTVASTTPTTSAAITMATVSPSSSTTTTCTQVPSTSLSIISPDRQAVQVIQHAIHRPQSMAAQYLHQMYAAQQQHLMLQTAALQQHQHTPHLQSLATIQQASVCQRQSPSSSSSSLLHQPAGVSQNSITLPASQVTAQLIGRTQTSSSTGAATTISQQAMLLGNRPPNCNQAQMYLRTQMLILTPAATVAAVQSDLPAVTSCSSLPTSSQVQNLALRAHLPGALATAHSVILKPTTQSQALTPAASLSKTPVCSLKTNQLTDTSTETRPADVTRLASGPKIITPAYSPVQTHALVKQQLSCPPGQRMAHHQLIVQQATGGAPNHRQLQPIALRVAPQDTNSNPLPLSIKRLTSNQSQNNNDSRAPSSSSSSSSSSVTSVFASSAQTSIPAATVQPQPPPLVAAPQRRTSFPQVQNQRPPPPPPLVLPRLPQNPPASLQRLSLHSVQALAVQSGRVMLTEQELPVAEALVQMPYQNLPPPQTVAVDLKVHPVRRNETPSLGQTRKENGLIAEGRKEERSHSPQRDRTPKPLTGPPKQNGAAVMGSSSIISSRSVIRSPVVEEPSQLTTTSSNNSSNPPPPSPPLPPPIMPAAVRGPSQPPSSPASVPGSPERILTTHVLTHLVEGFVIREGLEPFPVVPSSLLADQQASLPECQEIQTNGDAAAEDSPLDADQSDSTDSEMENDCPAADVAELGESVAGVLQCEFCGSRGYAHTFLRSKRFCSMTCVRRFSVSCTKRITMLRAGRWGHRPAGRRGRPPSRVNGASREHFQRQARGSFGSEEAQEDQEEEEEDEPPVPMTTRLRKQAERVREREQERKQEREEEREEEEEEEGEEEEQTMTETITVSDGEEDDGCPSQWNVEQVFSYINSLPGGQDVAEAFRSQEIDGQALLLLTEDHLVSTMNLKLGPALKLCAHINSLKDA, from the exons ATGGATAGGCAGAGCCCAGGAGAGAAGCAGGCAGACACTAACAGGACTGTGGCCTCCACCACCCCCACCACATCAGCAgccatcaccatggcaacagtcagccccagcagcagcaccaccaccacttGCACCCAGGTGCCCTCCACTTCCCTCAGCATCATCTCACCCGACAGACAAGCAGTCCAG GTTATCCAGCACGCCATCCACAGACCTCAGAGCATGGCGGCCCAGTACCTGCATCAGATGTACGcagcccagcagcagcacctcaTGCTGCAGACAGCAGccctgcagcagcaccagcacacGCCCCACCTGCAGAGTCTGGCCACCATACAGCAG GCTTCAGTGTGTCAGAGGCAGTCACCTTCATCATCCAGCAGCAGTTTGCTTCATCAGCCTGCTGGTGTTTCCCAAAACTCA ATTACCTTACCGGCATCTCAAGTGACGGCCCAGCTCATTGGCCGGACTCAAACATCCAGCTCTACCGGTGCTGCAACCACCATATCCCAGCAGGCCATGCTCCTGGGAAACAGACCGCCCAACTGTAACCAAGCTCAGATGTACCTTCGCACTCAGATG CTCATTCTCACCCCTGCAGCCACGGTGGCTGCAGTTCAGTCAGACCTCCCTGCtgtcacctcctgctcctctttacCTACCTCCTCTCAG GTGCAGAATCTAGCTCTGCGCGCTCACTTGCCTGGAGCTCTGGCTACAGCCCACAGTGTGATTTTAAAGCCAACCACCCAGTCCCAAGCCCTGACCCCGGCCGCGTCTTTATCCAAGACGCCAGTCTGCTCACTGAAGACCAACCAGCTGACGGACACCTCAACAGAAACGAGACCAGCTGATGTCACCCGGCTGGCCTCAGGGCCTAAGATTATAACCCCAG CCTACTCTCCAGTACAGACCCACGCTCTTGTCAAGCAGCAGCTGTCCTGTCCACCGGGCCAGCGGATGGCGCATCACCAGCTCATCGTCCAGCAGGCCACAGGAGGAGCTCCAAACCACAGACAACTCCAGCCCATCGCCCTCAGAGTCGCACCTCAAGACACCAACTCCaaccctcttcctctttcaatTAAAAGACTGACCAGCAATCAGTCCCAAAACAACAATGACTCCCGagccccttcttcttcttcttcttcttcttcttcttctgtcaccAGCGTGTTTGCATCCTCAGCTCAGACCTCAATTCCAGCTGCCACTGTTCAgcctcagcctcctcctctaGTGGCTGCCCCGCAGCGTCGGACCTCATTCCCACAAGTACAGAACCAAcgtccacctcctcctccacctctggtTCTCCCCAGGCTGCCCCAGAACCCCCCAGCCTCCCTCCAGAGGCTGTCCCTGCACTCGGTCCAGGCTTTGGCCGTCCAGTCTGGACGGGTGATGCTGACAGAGCAGGAGCTGCCTGTAGCGGAGGCTCTTGTCCAGATGCCCTACCAGAACCTCCCACCTCCTCAGACAGTGGCTGTTGATCTGAAAGTGCACCCGGTCAGACGCAATGAAACTCCATCG TTGGGGCAAACACGCAAAGAGAATGGACTGATTGCtgaggggaggaaagaggaaCGCTCACACAGTCCACAGAGAGACAGGACCCCAAAACCTCTCACTGGGCCTCCTAAACAGAACGGTGCAG CAGTGATGGGCTCATCCTCCATCATATCCAGTCGCTCTGTGATCAGGTCACCAGTGGTGGAAGAGCCGTCCCAGCTCACCACaaccagcagcaacaacagcagcaaccctcctcctccatctcctcctctacctcctcccaTCATGCCTGCAGCAGTACGAGGCCCCAGTCAGCCCCCCTCATCTCCAGCCAGTGTCCCAGGGAGCCCCGAGAGGATACTTACAACACACGTCCTTACACACCTCGTAGAGGGCTTCGTTATCCGAGAGGGCCTGGAGCCATTCCCA GTGGTCCCCTCATCGCTGTTAGCCGACCAGCAGGCCTCACTTCCTGAATGTCAGGAGATACAAACCAACGGGgacgcagcagcagaggacagtCCGCTGGATGCTGACCAGTCGGATTCGACCGACTCGGAGATGGAAAACGACTGCCCTGCAGCAGATG TTGCAGAGCTGGGGGAGAGTGTGGCAGGTGTGCTGCAGTGTGAGTTCTGTGGCAGCAGAGGTTACGCTCACACGTTCCTGCGCTCCAAACGCTTCTGCTCCATGACGTGCGTCAGAAG GTTCAGTGTGAGCTGCACCAAGCGTATCACCATGCTGAGGGCCGGTCGCTGGGGTCACAGGCCTGCGGGCAGGAGAGGTCGACCCCCCAGCAGAGTCAACGGAGCCTCCAGAGAACATTTTCAGAGACAG GCGCGTGGGTCGTTCGGCTCGGAGGAGGCCCAGGAAgaccaggaggaagaggaggaggatgagccTCCTGTTCCCATGACAACCAGGCTCCGTAAACAGGCTGAGAGAGTGcgagagagggagcaggagaggaagcaggagagggaggaggaaagggaggaggaggaggaggaggagggggaggaggaggagcagacgATGACAGAAACAATCACTGTCTCTGACGGAGAAGAAGACGACGGCTGTCCGTCTCAGTGGAACGTAGAACAAGTGTTTTCCTACATCAACTCCCTGCCAG GTGGGCAGGATGTAGCCGAAGCATTTCGCTCCCAGGAAATCGACGGGCAGGCTCTGCTGCTCCTGACAGAGGACCACCTGGTCAGCACCATGAACCTTAAACTGGGACCCGCACTGAAACTCTGCGCCCACATTAACTCTCTGAAAGATGCATAA
- the phc3 gene encoding polyhomeotic-like protein 3 isoform X4, producing the protein MDRQSPGEKQADTNRTVASTTPTTSAAITMATVSPSSSTTTTCTQVPSTSLSIISPDRQAVQVIQHAIHRPQSMAAQYLHQMYAAQQQHLMLQTAALQQHQHTPHLQSLATIQQASVCQRQSPSSSSSSLLHQPAGVSQNSITLPASQVTAQLIGRTQTSSSTGAATTISQQAMLLGNRPPNCNQAQMYLRTQMVQNLALRAHLPGALATAHSVILKPTTQSQALTPAASLSKTPVCSLKTNQLTDTSTETRPADVTRLASGPKIITPAYSPVQTHALVKQQLSCPPGQRMAHHQLIVQQATGGAPNHRQLQPIALRVAPQDTNSNPLPLSIKRLTSNQSQNNNDSRAPSSSSSSSSSSVTSVFASSAQTSIPAATVQPQPPPLVAAPQRRTSFPQVQNQRPPPPPPLVLPRLPQNPPASLQRLSLHSVQALAVQSGRVMLTEQELPVAEALVQMPYQNLPPPQTVAVDLKVHPVRRNETPSLGQTRKENGLIAEGRKEERSHSPQRDRTPKPLTGPPKQNGAAVMGSSSIISSRSVIRSPVVEEPSQLTTTSSNNSSNPPPPSPPLPPPIMPAAVRGPSQPPSSPASVPGSPERILTTHVLTHLVEGFVIREGLEPFPVVPSSLLADQQASLPECQEIQTNGDAAAEDSPLDADQSDSTDSEMENDCPAADVAELGESVAGVLQCEFCGSRGYAHTFLRSKRFCSMTCVRRFSVSCTKRITMLRAGRWGHRPAGRRGRPPSRVNGASREHFQRQARGSFGSEEAQEDQEEEEEDEPPVPMTTRLRKQAERVREREQERKQEREEEREEEEEEEGEEEEQTMTETITVSDGEEDDGCPSQWNVEQVFSYINSLPGGQDVAEAFRSQEIDGQALLLLTEDHLVSTMNLKLGPALKLCAHINSLKDA; encoded by the exons ATGGATAGGCAGAGCCCAGGAGAGAAGCAGGCAGACACTAACAGGACTGTGGCCTCCACCACCCCCACCACATCAGCAgccatcaccatggcaacagtcagccccagcagcagcaccaccaccacttGCACCCAGGTGCCCTCCACTTCCCTCAGCATCATCTCACCCGACAGACAAGCAGTCCAG GTTATCCAGCACGCCATCCACAGACCTCAGAGCATGGCGGCCCAGTACCTGCATCAGATGTACGcagcccagcagcagcacctcaTGCTGCAGACAGCAGccctgcagcagcaccagcacacGCCCCACCTGCAGAGTCTGGCCACCATACAGCAG GCTTCAGTGTGTCAGAGGCAGTCACCTTCATCATCCAGCAGCAGTTTGCTTCATCAGCCTGCTGGTGTTTCCCAAAACTCA ATTACCTTACCGGCATCTCAAGTGACGGCCCAGCTCATTGGCCGGACTCAAACATCCAGCTCTACCGGTGCTGCAACCACCATATCCCAGCAGGCCATGCTCCTGGGAAACAGACCGCCCAACTGTAACCAAGCTCAGATGTACCTTCGCACTCAGATG GTGCAGAATCTAGCTCTGCGCGCTCACTTGCCTGGAGCTCTGGCTACAGCCCACAGTGTGATTTTAAAGCCAACCACCCAGTCCCAAGCCCTGACCCCGGCCGCGTCTTTATCCAAGACGCCAGTCTGCTCACTGAAGACCAACCAGCTGACGGACACCTCAACAGAAACGAGACCAGCTGATGTCACCCGGCTGGCCTCAGGGCCTAAGATTATAACCCCAG CCTACTCTCCAGTACAGACCCACGCTCTTGTCAAGCAGCAGCTGTCCTGTCCACCGGGCCAGCGGATGGCGCATCACCAGCTCATCGTCCAGCAGGCCACAGGAGGAGCTCCAAACCACAGACAACTCCAGCCCATCGCCCTCAGAGTCGCACCTCAAGACACCAACTCCaaccctcttcctctttcaatTAAAAGACTGACCAGCAATCAGTCCCAAAACAACAATGACTCCCGagccccttcttcttcttcttcttcttcttcttcttctgtcaccAGCGTGTTTGCATCCTCAGCTCAGACCTCAATTCCAGCTGCCACTGTTCAgcctcagcctcctcctctaGTGGCTGCCCCGCAGCGTCGGACCTCATTCCCACAAGTACAGAACCAAcgtccacctcctcctccacctctggtTCTCCCCAGGCTGCCCCAGAACCCCCCAGCCTCCCTCCAGAGGCTGTCCCTGCACTCGGTCCAGGCTTTGGCCGTCCAGTCTGGACGGGTGATGCTGACAGAGCAGGAGCTGCCTGTAGCGGAGGCTCTTGTCCAGATGCCCTACCAGAACCTCCCACCTCCTCAGACAGTGGCTGTTGATCTGAAAGTGCACCCGGTCAGACGCAATGAAACTCCATCG TTGGGGCAAACACGCAAAGAGAATGGACTGATTGCtgaggggaggaaagaggaaCGCTCACACAGTCCACAGAGAGACAGGACCCCAAAACCTCTCACTGGGCCTCCTAAACAGAACGGTGCAG CAGTGATGGGCTCATCCTCCATCATATCCAGTCGCTCTGTGATCAGGTCACCAGTGGTGGAAGAGCCGTCCCAGCTCACCACaaccagcagcaacaacagcagcaaccctcctcctccatctcctcctctacctcctcccaTCATGCCTGCAGCAGTACGAGGCCCCAGTCAGCCCCCCTCATCTCCAGCCAGTGTCCCAGGGAGCCCCGAGAGGATACTTACAACACACGTCCTTACACACCTCGTAGAGGGCTTCGTTATCCGAGAGGGCCTGGAGCCATTCCCA GTGGTCCCCTCATCGCTGTTAGCCGACCAGCAGGCCTCACTTCCTGAATGTCAGGAGATACAAACCAACGGGgacgcagcagcagaggacagtCCGCTGGATGCTGACCAGTCGGATTCGACCGACTCGGAGATGGAAAACGACTGCCCTGCAGCAGATG TTGCAGAGCTGGGGGAGAGTGTGGCAGGTGTGCTGCAGTGTGAGTTCTGTGGCAGCAGAGGTTACGCTCACACGTTCCTGCGCTCCAAACGCTTCTGCTCCATGACGTGCGTCAGAAG GTTCAGTGTGAGCTGCACCAAGCGTATCACCATGCTGAGGGCCGGTCGCTGGGGTCACAGGCCTGCGGGCAGGAGAGGTCGACCCCCCAGCAGAGTCAACGGAGCCTCCAGAGAACATTTTCAGAGACAG GCGCGTGGGTCGTTCGGCTCGGAGGAGGCCCAGGAAgaccaggaggaagaggaggaggatgagccTCCTGTTCCCATGACAACCAGGCTCCGTAAACAGGCTGAGAGAGTGcgagagagggagcaggagaggaagcaggagagggaggaggaaagggaggaggaggaggaggaggagggggaggaggaggagcagacgATGACAGAAACAATCACTGTCTCTGACGGAGAAGAAGACGACGGCTGTCCGTCTCAGTGGAACGTAGAACAAGTGTTTTCCTACATCAACTCCCTGCCAG GTGGGCAGGATGTAGCCGAAGCATTTCGCTCCCAGGAAATCGACGGGCAGGCTCTGCTGCTCCTGACAGAGGACCACCTGGTCAGCACCATGAACCTTAAACTGGGACCCGCACTGAAACTCTGCGCCCACATTAACTCTCTGAAAGATGCATAA
- the phc3 gene encoding polyhomeotic-like protein 3 isoform X3, with protein sequence MDRQSPGEKQADTNRTVASTTPTTSAAITMATVSPSSSTTTTCTQVPSTSLSIISPDRQAVQVIQHAIHRPQSMAAQYLHQMYAAQQQHLMLQTAALQQHQHTPHLQSLATIQQASVCQRQSPSSSSSSLLHQPAGVSQNSITLPASQVTAQLIGRTQTSSSTGAATTISQQAMLLGNRPPNCNQAQMYLRTQMLILTPAATVAAVQSDLPAVTSCSSLPTSSQVQNLALRAHLPGALATAHSVILKPTTQSQALTPAASLSKTPVCSLKTNQLTDTSTETRPADVTRLASGPKIITPAYSPVQTHALVKQQLSCPPGQRMAHHQLIVQQATGGAPNHRQLQPIALRVAPQDTNSNPLPLSIKRLTSNQSQNNNDSRAPSSSSSSSSSSVTSVFASSAQTSIPAATVQPQPPPLVAAPQRRTSFPQVQNQRPPPPPPLVLPRLPQNPPASLQRLSLHSVQALAVQSGRVMLTEQELPVAEALVQMPYQNLPPPQTVAVDLKVHPVRRNETPSLGQTRKENGLIAEGRKEERSHSPQRDRTPKPLTGPPKQNGAAVMGSSSIISSRSVIRSPVVEEPSQLTTTSSNNSSNPPPPSPPLPPPIMPAAVRGPSQPPSSPASVPGSPERILTTHVLTHLVEGFVIREGLEPFPVVPSSLLADQQASLPECQEIQTNGDAAAEDSPLDADQSDSTDSEMENDCPAADELGESVAGVLQCEFCGSRGYAHTFLRSKRFCSMTCVRRFSVSCTKRITMLRAGRWGHRPAGRRGRPPSRVNGASREHFQRQARGSFGSEEAQEDQEEEEEDEPPVPMTTRLRKQAERVREREQERKQEREEEREEEEEEEGEEEEQTMTETITVSDGEEDDGCPSQWNVEQVFSYINSLPGGQDVAEAFRSQEIDGQALLLLTEDHLVSTMNLKLGPALKLCAHINSLKDA encoded by the exons ATGGATAGGCAGAGCCCAGGAGAGAAGCAGGCAGACACTAACAGGACTGTGGCCTCCACCACCCCCACCACATCAGCAgccatcaccatggcaacagtcagccccagcagcagcaccaccaccacttGCACCCAGGTGCCCTCCACTTCCCTCAGCATCATCTCACCCGACAGACAAGCAGTCCAG GTTATCCAGCACGCCATCCACAGACCTCAGAGCATGGCGGCCCAGTACCTGCATCAGATGTACGcagcccagcagcagcacctcaTGCTGCAGACAGCAGccctgcagcagcaccagcacacGCCCCACCTGCAGAGTCTGGCCACCATACAGCAG GCTTCAGTGTGTCAGAGGCAGTCACCTTCATCATCCAGCAGCAGTTTGCTTCATCAGCCTGCTGGTGTTTCCCAAAACTCA ATTACCTTACCGGCATCTCAAGTGACGGCCCAGCTCATTGGCCGGACTCAAACATCCAGCTCTACCGGTGCTGCAACCACCATATCCCAGCAGGCCATGCTCCTGGGAAACAGACCGCCCAACTGTAACCAAGCTCAGATGTACCTTCGCACTCAGATG CTCATTCTCACCCCTGCAGCCACGGTGGCTGCAGTTCAGTCAGACCTCCCTGCtgtcacctcctgctcctctttacCTACCTCCTCTCAG GTGCAGAATCTAGCTCTGCGCGCTCACTTGCCTGGAGCTCTGGCTACAGCCCACAGTGTGATTTTAAAGCCAACCACCCAGTCCCAAGCCCTGACCCCGGCCGCGTCTTTATCCAAGACGCCAGTCTGCTCACTGAAGACCAACCAGCTGACGGACACCTCAACAGAAACGAGACCAGCTGATGTCACCCGGCTGGCCTCAGGGCCTAAGATTATAACCCCAG CCTACTCTCCAGTACAGACCCACGCTCTTGTCAAGCAGCAGCTGTCCTGTCCACCGGGCCAGCGGATGGCGCATCACCAGCTCATCGTCCAGCAGGCCACAGGAGGAGCTCCAAACCACAGACAACTCCAGCCCATCGCCCTCAGAGTCGCACCTCAAGACACCAACTCCaaccctcttcctctttcaatTAAAAGACTGACCAGCAATCAGTCCCAAAACAACAATGACTCCCGagccccttcttcttcttcttcttcttcttcttcttctgtcaccAGCGTGTTTGCATCCTCAGCTCAGACCTCAATTCCAGCTGCCACTGTTCAgcctcagcctcctcctctaGTGGCTGCCCCGCAGCGTCGGACCTCATTCCCACAAGTACAGAACCAAcgtccacctcctcctccacctctggtTCTCCCCAGGCTGCCCCAGAACCCCCCAGCCTCCCTCCAGAGGCTGTCCCTGCACTCGGTCCAGGCTTTGGCCGTCCAGTCTGGACGGGTGATGCTGACAGAGCAGGAGCTGCCTGTAGCGGAGGCTCTTGTCCAGATGCCCTACCAGAACCTCCCACCTCCTCAGACAGTGGCTGTTGATCTGAAAGTGCACCCGGTCAGACGCAATGAAACTCCATCG TTGGGGCAAACACGCAAAGAGAATGGACTGATTGCtgaggggaggaaagaggaaCGCTCACACAGTCCACAGAGAGACAGGACCCCAAAACCTCTCACTGGGCCTCCTAAACAGAACGGTGCAG CAGTGATGGGCTCATCCTCCATCATATCCAGTCGCTCTGTGATCAGGTCACCAGTGGTGGAAGAGCCGTCCCAGCTCACCACaaccagcagcaacaacagcagcaaccctcctcctccatctcctcctctacctcctcccaTCATGCCTGCAGCAGTACGAGGCCCCAGTCAGCCCCCCTCATCTCCAGCCAGTGTCCCAGGGAGCCCCGAGAGGATACTTACAACACACGTCCTTACACACCTCGTAGAGGGCTTCGTTATCCGAGAGGGCCTGGAGCCATTCCCA GTGGTCCCCTCATCGCTGTTAGCCGACCAGCAGGCCTCACTTCCTGAATGTCAGGAGATACAAACCAACGGGgacgcagcagcagaggacagtCCGCTGGATGCTGACCAGTCGGATTCGACCGACTCGGAGATGGAAAACGACTGCCCTGCAGCAGATG AGCTGGGGGAGAGTGTGGCAGGTGTGCTGCAGTGTGAGTTCTGTGGCAGCAGAGGTTACGCTCACACGTTCCTGCGCTCCAAACGCTTCTGCTCCATGACGTGCGTCAGAAG GTTCAGTGTGAGCTGCACCAAGCGTATCACCATGCTGAGGGCCGGTCGCTGGGGTCACAGGCCTGCGGGCAGGAGAGGTCGACCCCCCAGCAGAGTCAACGGAGCCTCCAGAGAACATTTTCAGAGACAG GCGCGTGGGTCGTTCGGCTCGGAGGAGGCCCAGGAAgaccaggaggaagaggaggaggatgagccTCCTGTTCCCATGACAACCAGGCTCCGTAAACAGGCTGAGAGAGTGcgagagagggagcaggagaggaagcaggagagggaggaggaaagggaggaggaggaggaggaggagggggaggaggaggagcagacgATGACAGAAACAATCACTGTCTCTGACGGAGAAGAAGACGACGGCTGTCCGTCTCAGTGGAACGTAGAACAAGTGTTTTCCTACATCAACTCCCTGCCAG GTGGGCAGGATGTAGCCGAAGCATTTCGCTCCCAGGAAATCGACGGGCAGGCTCTGCTGCTCCTGACAGAGGACCACCTGGTCAGCACCATGAACCTTAAACTGGGACCCGCACTGAAACTCTGCGCCCACATTAACTCTCTGAAAGATGCATAA